The Hymenobacter sp. DG01 sequence ACATCGTGGGCAAGGGGTGCGGCATCGTCTGGAACATCCGGGACCCCAAGCTGCGCGTGAAGCTGAACGCCCTGACGGCGGGCGCGGCGGGCATCCTGTTCTGCAGCTACGGCAACGAGGTCATCAACTTCATGCCCTCGGCCATCATCGTGTACATCTCCTGGGCTTTCATTTTCCTGGGTCCCAAGCTCGACTCTGATCCGAAACCCCTTCAACCGTAACCAGCTTATGGCCACGCCTCTGGTATCCATTATTTCCATCAACTACAACCAGGCCCGCGTTACCTGCGAGATGGTGGCTTCCCTGCGCCAGCTTACGTACCCGGCCGTGGAAATTATTGTGGTGGACAACGCCTCTCCTACCGACGACCCCGGCCTGATTACGGAGCAGTTCCCGGAGGTGCAGCTCATCCGCTCCCCCCAGAACCTGGGCTTCGCGGGCGGCAACAACCTGGGCATCCGGCAGGCCAAGGGCAAGTACATTCTGTTCCTGAACAACGACACGGAGGTAGCCCCCGGCTTTCTGGAGCCCCTGGTCGAGCTGTTCGAGCAAAACCCGGAGGCCGGCATTGCCTCGCCCAAAATCATTTTTCACGGCTCAGACGGCATTATTCAGTATGCCGGCTCCCGGGGCATCAATACCTGGACGGGCCGCAGCGTAACCATTGGGCACCTGGAGCCCGACCACGGGCAGCACAACGCCTCCGGCCCCACCCAGCTGGCCGACGGCGCCGCCATGATGGTGCCCCGCCGCGTGATTGACGAGGTAGGCCTGATGCCGGAAGTGTACTTCCTGTACTACGAGGAACTGGACTACTGCGAAATCATTAAGCGCTGGGGCTACACCTGCCACTACGTCGCTGAATCGACGATTTACCACAAGGAGTCGATGTCAGTGGGCAAGGCCTCGGTGCTGAAAACCTACTACATGAACCGCAACCGCCTGCTGTTTATCCGCCGCAACTTCACGGGCTGGTCGCGCTGGACGAGTACCTGCGTGTTTCTGCTGGCGGCCCTGCCCAAAAAGGCCGTGTCGTTTTCGTGGCGCTCCGAGTGGAGCCACCTGCGGGCCCTGGGGCGCGGGCTGTGGTGGAATCTGCAGCACCTAGCGGGTCCCTCTTCTGCTACTTCCTAACCGCGCGCTATGTCCCTTATTACTCTCTTTTTTGATGGCCTGCTGTGGGCGCTGGGTATTTACCTGGCCCTGAACTGTGCTTATCTGCTGTTTTTTGCCCTGGCCGGCCATTTCCGGCAGCCCCGGGTAGCGGCTCCGGCTCAGTCGAACCAGGCCAGCCGCCCTGCCCGCGCCGTGTGTGTGCTGATTCCGGCCTACCGCGAAAACTCCGTTATTCTGGAAACTACCCGCGCCGCCCTGCGCCATACGTACAGCGGGCCTCATACCGTGTGCGTCATTGCCGACGGCCTGCAGCCGGCCACCGTGGAGGCCCTGCGCAACTTGGGAGCCCAGGTGCTGGAAGTGCACTTTGAGCGCAGCACCAAGGGCAAGGCCCTGCTTTACGCCCTGGAAAGCCTGCCCCGGCACCGCTACCAGATAGCCATGGTGCTGGACGTGGACAACCTCATGGGCCGGGGCTGCCTGGAAGCCGTGAACCAAGCCTTCGAGGCAGGTTACCAGGTTGTGCAGGCCCACCGCACCGCCAAAAACACCGACTCGGCCTTTGCCCTGCTCGATGCCTGCAACGAGGAAATCAACAACCACATCTACCGCAAGGGGCACTTTGCCGTGGGTCTCTCGGCGGCTCTCATCGGCTCGGGTATGGCCTTCGAGTTTGGCTACCTGCGCCAGCTGCTGCAGGGCATTGGCGAAACGGTAGGCGAAGACAAGGAGCTGGATTTCCGCATTGCCCGCGACCAGGAGAAAATCTGCTACCTCGACAGCGTGTTCGTGTACGATGAGAAGGTAGAGAATGCGCAGGTGTTTACCCAACAGCGCAGCCGCTGGCTGGCCTCGCAGCTGGAGTTCCTGAAGAAGTACGCCGCCGAAGGCGTGGAGCAGCTTCTGGACCACGACAACTTCGAGTTCTTCAACAAGGTAGTGCAGGCCTTTCTGGTCCCGCGCGTGCTGCTGATTGGGGTGCTGGGGCTGCTGCTGCTGGCCTCGGCGGGCCTTAACCTGGTGCTGCCGGTGGGCCCCTCGCCCCTGTTCTGGGGCGGCCTGCTGGCGGTGCTGGGGCTTACGCTGCTTATTTCCCTGCCGGGCCGCCTCTACAACCGCCAGCTGCTGGCAGCCATTGTGCGCCTGCCCTACGCCCTGGTGTGCATGGTGCTGGCCCTGCTGCGCATCAACCGCTCCAAAACGGCTTTCCTGGCTACTCCTCACCGGGTGCAGGCCCTCGATGCCTCCATTGAGCACTAACCTTCACGTTTTATGCCCTTCGAAATCATTGCCCTGCCCGCCGCAGCCTGCCTGATCTTTGGCTTCATCCGGGGTCTGCGGGCCGGCCGCCAGCAGTCCTGAGCAATTAGCTCCGGTCCGACACCGCAGGTGTCCGACTGGTTGACGCCCGCGCCGTTTGCACGACTTCGGCCTACCCCTTCCATCTGCCCAAACCTTTCCAATAGAAGTCAGCACGAAGCCAACTGGTCCGGCAGGCTTCACCCGTCGGACCGGGGTAGGCAGACCTACTTCCTTTCCTCCCTTAGCTACTCCGTTATCCAGTTACTCCTTTGATGATGAGCAACTTTCTCCTTTACCTTTTTTGGGCGGCCTTTGCCGTGGCGTTCTACACGTATGTGGGCTATGGCCTAGTGACCTGGGCGTTGGCGGGCCTTACCCGGCTGGTGCGGCCCGCCCGGCCCCTGGCTCCCTTCGAGCCGGAGGTTACGCTGGTAGTGCCGGCCTACAACGAGGCTGATATTCTCGATGACAAGGTGGCCAACTGCCTGGCCCTGAGCTACCCCCGCCAGAAGCTGCGGCTCCTGTTCATTACGGATGGCTCCACGGACAACTCGGCCGAGGTGCTGGCCCGCTACCCCGAGGTGGAGCACCTGCACTCTCCCTTCCGCGGGGGCAAGTCTCTGGCTGAGAACCGGGCCATGGAGTTTGTGCGCACGCCTTACGTCATCTTCACCGATTGCAATTCCTTTCTGAACCCCGAAGCGGTGCGTGAGCTGGTAAAGCACTACCAGGACCCCCAGGTGGGTGCCGTATCGGGTGAAAAAAAGGTGCTGGCCCACGCCTCGTCCTCCGGGGCCGGCGAGGGGCTGTACTGGAAATACGAGTCGTTTCTGAAGCGCTGTGACTCTCAGATTTACTCCCTGATGGGGGCCGCCGGCGAGCTGGTTTCCTTCCGCTCCAACCTGTTTCAGCCCCTGGAAAAGGACACCATCCTCGATGACTTTATTCAGTCCCTGCGCATTGTGGAGAAGGGCTACCGGGTGGTGTACGAGCCGGCCGCCTATGCCGCCGAAGCGCCTTCGGTTTCCCTGGCCGAGGAAATGAAGCGCAAGATCCGCATCTGCGCGGGCGGCTGGCAGTCGATGGTGCGGCTACGCTCCCTGCTGAACCCACTGCGGCAGCCCCTGGTAACGTTCCTGTACGTTTCGCACCGGGTGCTGCGCTGGAGCATTACGCCGGTGGCGCTGGTGCTGCTGCTGGTGCTGAGCCTGGTGCTTACGGGCTTGGCGGGCGGCTTCTACGCGGCCTTTTTTACCGGACAGCTCCTGTTTTATGGGCTGGCCTACCTGGGCTGGCTGGCCGAAAGCCGGGGCCGCAGCCACAAGCTGCTGCTGGTGCCCCTCTACTTCACCCTGATGAACGTGGCCGTGTTTGCGGGCTTCCGGCGCTACCTGCGCGGCTCCCAGCCCGCCGCCTGGGAAAAAGCCGCCCGCAACCAACCGCTGGAAGGCAACCTGAGTCTGCCCAAAGCCTAAGCTCCCCGCTCTGCCTCCCCTACCCCACCCGCTTGTTCGAAAGCCGTTCACCCAACCTTCCCGGCGATGAGAATAGCCCATCTGATTATGGCTCACAAGGGCCCCGAGCAAGTGGCCCGGCTGGTAACGGCCATGGCCCACGAGGGCTTTGACTTTTACATTCATCTGGACGCCAAAGCCGACCGGCGGGAGTTTGAGTTTCTGGAAGCGCTACCCGGCGTGCGCCTTACCACCACCCGTCTGTACGTGCGCTGGGCTTCCTACCGCTTCACCAAGGCCATTCTGGAGTGCACCCGCGAAATTCTGACCACCGGTATTGCCTACGACTTCATCAACCTGATGAGCGCCCAGGACTACCCCATCAAGCCCGTAGAAACCATTTATAGCTTCTTTACCCGCAACCTGGGCCGCTCCTTTCTCTCGTTTGAATCGAGTGAGGAAGACTCCGAGTGGTGGGCCCACGCCATCACGCGCGTGGAGAAGTACCACTCTACTTATTTCCACTTCAAAGGGCAGTACTTTCTGCAGTCCACCCTGAACTGGCTGCTGCCCAAGCGCAAGTTTCCGCTGCCCTACACCCTGTACGGCGGCAAGGATGGCTCCTGGTGGACCATCAGCCGCACCTGCGCCCAGTACCTGGTTGATTTCGTGGATGATAACCCTACCCTGCGGCGCTTCACGATGTTTACCTGGGGCTCCGATGAGTTTCTGATTTCGACCATCCTGATGAACTCGCCCTACCGCGCTACCATCGTGAACGACAACTACCGCTACATCGACTGGAGCCGGGGCGGGGCCAACCCCAAGGTGCTCACCTCCGACGACTTCGAGAGTCTGCGCACCAGCTATAAGCTGTTCGCCCGCAAGTTTGACCCCACCGTGGATGCCACCGTGCTCAACCGCGTGGATGAGGTGCTGCTGGCGGCCCCGCTGCAGCCCGTTTCCTGATGCCTGCCCTTCTGTTTTCGCCTACCCCACTTTTCTTCTGATGGAAAACCCCATACACGGCCGTGATATTGTAGTGGTAGGGCAGCAGCCCTGGGACACCGAAATTGGCAGCAACTGCAAGAATATTGCCCTGGAGTTTGCCCGCCACAACCGGGTGCTTTACGTGAACTCGCCCCTGGACCGCAACACCGTGCTCAAGCATCGCCACGAGGCCTGGGTGCAGCGCCGGCTGCGGGTTACCAAGGGCGAGGAGCAGGCCCTGGCCGTTGCGGGCGAAAACCTGTGGGTGCTCACCCCCGACTGTATGGTGGAATCTATCAACTGGCTGCCGTCCTCACCGGTGTACACTGTGCTGAATAAGCTGAATAACCGG is a genomic window containing:
- a CDS encoding beta-1,6-N-acetylglucosaminyltransferase; amino-acid sequence: MRIAHLIMAHKGPEQVARLVTAMAHEGFDFYIHLDAKADRREFEFLEALPGVRLTTTRLYVRWASYRFTKAILECTREILTTGIAYDFINLMSAQDYPIKPVETIYSFFTRNLGRSFLSFESSEEDSEWWAHAITRVEKYHSTYFHFKGQYFLQSTLNWLLPKRKFPLPYTLYGGKDGSWWTISRTCAQYLVDFVDDNPTLRRFTMFTWGSDEFLISTILMNSPYRATIVNDNYRYIDWSRGGANPKVLTSDDFESLRTSYKLFARKFDPTVDATVLNRVDEVLLAAPLQPVS
- a CDS encoding glycosyltransferase translates to MSLITLFFDGLLWALGIYLALNCAYLLFFALAGHFRQPRVAAPAQSNQASRPARAVCVLIPAYRENSVILETTRAALRHTYSGPHTVCVIADGLQPATVEALRNLGAQVLEVHFERSTKGKALLYALESLPRHRYQIAMVLDVDNLMGRGCLEAVNQAFEAGYQVVQAHRTAKNTDSAFALLDACNEEINNHIYRKGHFAVGLSAALIGSGMAFEFGYLRQLLQGIGETVGEDKELDFRIARDQEKICYLDSVFVYDEKVENAQVFTQQRSRWLASQLEFLKKYAAEGVEQLLDHDNFEFFNKVVQAFLVPRVLLIGVLGLLLLASAGLNLVLPVGPSPLFWGGLLAVLGLTLLISLPGRLYNRQLLAAIVRLPYALVCMVLALLRINRSKTAFLATPHRVQALDASIEH
- a CDS encoding glycosyltransferase family 2 protein, which translates into the protein MSNFLLYLFWAAFAVAFYTYVGYGLVTWALAGLTRLVRPARPLAPFEPEVTLVVPAYNEADILDDKVANCLALSYPRQKLRLLFITDGSTDNSAEVLARYPEVEHLHSPFRGGKSLAENRAMEFVRTPYVIFTDCNSFLNPEAVRELVKHYQDPQVGAVSGEKKVLAHASSSGAGEGLYWKYESFLKRCDSQIYSLMGAAGELVSFRSNLFQPLEKDTILDDFIQSLRIVEKGYRVVYEPAAYAAEAPSVSLAEEMKRKIRICAGGWQSMVRLRSLLNPLRQPLVTFLYVSHRVLRWSITPVALVLLLVLSLVLTGLAGGFYAAFFTGQLLFYGLAYLGWLAESRGRSHKLLLVPLYFTLMNVAVFAGFRRYLRGSQPAAWEKAARNQPLEGNLSLPKA
- a CDS encoding glycosyltransferase family 2 protein, whose product is MATPLVSIISINYNQARVTCEMVASLRQLTYPAVEIIVVDNASPTDDPGLITEQFPEVQLIRSPQNLGFAGGNNLGIRQAKGKYILFLNNDTEVAPGFLEPLVELFEQNPEAGIASPKIIFHGSDGIIQYAGSRGINTWTGRSVTIGHLEPDHGQHNASGPTQLADGAAMMVPRRVIDEVGLMPEVYFLYYEELDYCEIIKRWGYTCHYVAESTIYHKESMSVGKASVLKTYYMNRNRLLFIRRNFTGWSRWTSTCVFLLAALPKKAVSFSWRSEWSHLRALGRGLWWNLQHLAGPSSATS